A part of Capsicum annuum cultivar UCD-10X-F1 chromosome 6, UCD10Xv1.1, whole genome shotgun sequence genomic DNA contains:
- the LOC107873163 gene encoding E3 SUMO-protein ligase SIZ1 isoform X1 gives MDLVTSCKDKLTHFRIKELKDVLTQLGLSKQGKKQDLVDRILAILSDERVSGMWAKKNSVGKEEVAKLVNGIYRKMPLSGATDLASKSQIVSDSSNVTLKEEVEDTYKMKIRCPCGSSLQAETMIQCEDIRCRTWQHACCVIIPKKPMEGGFPPIFPETFYCELCRLSRADPFWVTMANPLYPVKLAITSAPADSTNPMQRIEKTFQLTRADMELLAKQEYDVQAWCMLLNDKVQFRMQWPQCADLQVNGAPVRCINRSGSQLLGANGRDDGPIITTCSRDGINKILLAGCDARIFCLGVRLVKRRTSQQILNIIPKEADGEVFDDALARVRRCVGGGTTTENADNDSDLEVVADCIPVNLRCPMSGSRMKVAGRFKPCVHMGCFDLEVFVEMNQRSKKWQCPICLKNYSLEHVIIDPYFNRISSQLRTYGEEVSEIEVKPDGSWRAKAEGDRKSLGDLVRWHLPDGTLIESQDIESKPKPGVLKHVKQEGGSESLGGLKVGLKKNRNGLWEINKPEDIQALPYRNGLRENFENHIQDIIPMGSSATESGKEGEDPSVNQGGDVIFDFPTNGFELETISPNSAPAYGCNDRNPPAPAGDAEIIVLSDSDEENEPLISSASIYNNNHTDEPIVSFAGRPKGISDSCNDDHALVNDGNSCLGLFFGMNMWPLPTINHGRPGFQLFGSDMQQGPINCASSINGYSLAADTGIGSCSLLPESSVDRTNTQINDGLVNNPLSFGSNDPSLQIFLPTRPLNASVEADVGHQPGLSTGIHTEDWFSLSLGAGGDSAVASGLRSGKPSQTKNSSLDSLADTASFLLGMNGGVSMKSGRERSDGPFNFPRQRRSVRPRYLNIDSDTD, from the exons ATGGATTTGGTAACTAGCTGCAAG GATAAATTGACACATTTTCGGATAAAGGAGCTCAAAGATGTGCTTACTCAACTTGGTCTATCAAAGCAAGGAAAGAAGCAG GACCTTGTTGATCGCATATTAGCTATTCTTTCTGATGAACGAG TTTCAGGAATGTGGGCAAAGAAAAATAGTGTTGGAAAGGAAGAGGTTGCAAAACTTGTCAATGGAATTTACAG AAAAATGCCATTGTCTGGGGCAACTGACCTAGCATCTAAGTCACAGATTGTCTCAGATAGCAGTAATGTAACGTTAAAAGAGGAAGTTGAAGATACTTATAAGATGAAGATTCGATGTCCCTGTGGAAGCTCGCTACAAGCTGAAACAATGATTCAG TGTGAAGATATAAGATGCCGCACATGGCAACATGCATGCTGTGTCATCATTCCAAAAAAGCCCATGGAGGGGGGTTTTCCTCCAATTTTTCCTGAAACTTTTTACTGTGAATTGTGCAGATTGAGTCGTGCAGACCC GTTCTGGGTGACAATGGCAAACCCTTTATATCCTGTTAAGTTGGCTATCACTAGCGCACCTGCTGATAG cACAAACCCAATGCAAAGGATTGAGAAAACATTTCAACTCACTAGAGCCGACATGGAATTATTGGCAAAGCAGGAATATGATGTTCAG GCTTGGTGCATGCTTCTCAATGACAAGGTACAATTTAGGATGCAGTGGCCTCAGTGTGCTGATTTGCAGGTCAATG GAGCTCCAGTACGTTGCATAAATAGATCTGGCTCACAATTATTGGGTGCAAATGGTCGAGATGATGGCCCAATA ATCACAACATGCTCCAGAGATGGAATTAACAAAATTTTGTTAGCAGGATGTGATGCTCGTATCTTTTGCTTGGGAGTTAGACTTGTAAAGCGCCGTACTTCCCAACAG ATTCTGAATATTATCCCTAAAGAGGCTGATGGTGAGGTATTTGATGATGCTCTTGCTCGCGTTCGTCGTTGCGTTGGTGGTGGGACTACCACTGAAAATGCTGATAATGACAGTGACCTCGAAGTGGTTGCTGATTGTATCCCAGTCAATCTTCGATGCCCT ATGAGTGGTTCAAGAATGAAAGTTGCCGGAAGATTCAAACCTTGTGTACACATGGGCTGCTTTGATCTTGAAGTCTTTGTTGAAATGAATCAAAGGTCAAAGAAG TGGCAATGCCCTATCTGTCTGAAGAACTACTCTCTGGAGCATGTCATTATAGATCCATATTTCAATCGGATCTCTTCTCAG CTGCGAACTTATGGAGAAGAAGTATCAGAAATTGAAGTGAAACCTGATGGTTCTTGGCGTGCAAAGGCAGAAGGTGATCGAAAGAGTCTTGGGGATCTCGTAAGGTGGCACTTACCTGATGGAACTCTCATTGAATCTCAGGATATAGAGTCAAAACCCAAGCCTGGAGTTCTTAAGCATGTTAAACAGGAAGGAGGCTCTGAGAGCCTCGGTGGACTTAAAGTTGGGTTGAAGAAGAACAGAAATGGTTTGTGGGAAATTAACAAACCTGAAGATATACAGGCATTACCATACAGAAATGGATTAAGAGAGAACTTTGAAAATCATATTCAAGATATTATTCCCATGGGCAGCAGTGCCACTGAGAGTGGCAAGGAAGGTGAAGATCCCAGTGTTAATCAGGGTGGTGATGTTATCTTTGACTTCCCTACCAATGGGTTTGAGCTTGAAACCATTTCTCCAAATTCTGCCCCAGCATATGGTTGTAATGACCGCAATCCCCCAGCACCAGCTGGAGATGCTGAAATTATTGTCCTAAGTGATTCCGACGAAGAAAATGAGCCACTTATTTCTTCTGCATCCATTTACAATAACAACCATACTGATGAACCTATAGTCTCTTTTGCGGGCAGGCCTAAAGGAATTTCAGATTCTTGCAATGATGACCATGCACTTGTTAATGATGGGAATTCATGCCTGGGACTGTTCTTTGGGATGAATATGTGGCCTTTGCCTACTATTAACCATGGGCGCCCAGGctttcagttatttggttcagaTATGCAGCAGGGTCCTATTAACTGCGCGAGCTCCATCAATGGTTACTCGTTGGCTGCGGATACTGGCATTGGATCTTGTTCTCTTCTTCCTGAATCTTCTGTTGATCGTACGAATACTCAAATAAATGATGGTTTGGTTAATAATCCCCTATCATTTGGCAGTAATGATCCCTCACTTCAGATATTTCTTCCTACTAGACCATTGAATGCATCAGTTGAGGCTGATGTGGGGCATCAGCCAGGTTTGTCAACTGGCATTCATACTGAGGATTGGTTTTCACTTAGTCTTGGGGCAGGTGGGGATTCTGCAGTTGCTAGTGGGTTGAGGTCAGGGAAGCCGTCGCAAACCAAAAACTCTTCCTTGGATTCATTGGCTGACACTG CTTCTTTCCTTCTTGGTATGAATGGTGGAGTATCAATGAAGAGCGGTAGAGAAAGATCagatggtccgtttaattttcctCGTCAACGTCGTTCTGTAAGACCGAGATATCTAAATATTGATTCAGACACTGATTAA
- the LOC107873163 gene encoding E3 SUMO-protein ligase SIZ1 isoform X2: MWAKKNSVGKEEVAKLVNGIYRKMPLSGATDLASKSQIVSDSSNVTLKEEVEDTYKMKIRCPCGSSLQAETMIQCEDIRCRTWQHACCVIIPKKPMEGGFPPIFPETFYCELCRLSRADPFWVTMANPLYPVKLAITSAPADSTNPMQRIEKTFQLTRADMELLAKQEYDVQAWCMLLNDKVQFRMQWPQCADLQVNGAPVRCINRSGSQLLGANGRDDGPIITTCSRDGINKILLAGCDARIFCLGVRLVKRRTSQQILNIIPKEADGEVFDDALARVRRCVGGGTTTENADNDSDLEVVADCIPVNLRCPMSGSRMKVAGRFKPCVHMGCFDLEVFVEMNQRSKKWQCPICLKNYSLEHVIIDPYFNRISSQLRTYGEEVSEIEVKPDGSWRAKAEGDRKSLGDLVRWHLPDGTLIESQDIESKPKPGVLKHVKQEGGSESLGGLKVGLKKNRNGLWEINKPEDIQALPYRNGLRENFENHIQDIIPMGSSATESGKEGEDPSVNQGGDVIFDFPTNGFELETISPNSAPAYGCNDRNPPAPAGDAEIIVLSDSDEENEPLISSASIYNNNHTDEPIVSFAGRPKGISDSCNDDHALVNDGNSCLGLFFGMNMWPLPTINHGRPGFQLFGSDMQQGPINCASSINGYSLAADTGIGSCSLLPESSVDRTNTQINDGLVNNPLSFGSNDPSLQIFLPTRPLNASVEADVGHQPGLSTGIHTEDWFSLSLGAGGDSAVASGLRSGKPSQTKNSSLDSLADTASFLLGMNGGVSMKSGRERSDGPFNFPRQRRSVRPRYLNIDSDTD; encoded by the exons ATGTGGGCAAAGAAAAATAGTGTTGGAAAGGAAGAGGTTGCAAAACTTGTCAATGGAATTTACAG AAAAATGCCATTGTCTGGGGCAACTGACCTAGCATCTAAGTCACAGATTGTCTCAGATAGCAGTAATGTAACGTTAAAAGAGGAAGTTGAAGATACTTATAAGATGAAGATTCGATGTCCCTGTGGAAGCTCGCTACAAGCTGAAACAATGATTCAG TGTGAAGATATAAGATGCCGCACATGGCAACATGCATGCTGTGTCATCATTCCAAAAAAGCCCATGGAGGGGGGTTTTCCTCCAATTTTTCCTGAAACTTTTTACTGTGAATTGTGCAGATTGAGTCGTGCAGACCC GTTCTGGGTGACAATGGCAAACCCTTTATATCCTGTTAAGTTGGCTATCACTAGCGCACCTGCTGATAG cACAAACCCAATGCAAAGGATTGAGAAAACATTTCAACTCACTAGAGCCGACATGGAATTATTGGCAAAGCAGGAATATGATGTTCAG GCTTGGTGCATGCTTCTCAATGACAAGGTACAATTTAGGATGCAGTGGCCTCAGTGTGCTGATTTGCAGGTCAATG GAGCTCCAGTACGTTGCATAAATAGATCTGGCTCACAATTATTGGGTGCAAATGGTCGAGATGATGGCCCAATA ATCACAACATGCTCCAGAGATGGAATTAACAAAATTTTGTTAGCAGGATGTGATGCTCGTATCTTTTGCTTGGGAGTTAGACTTGTAAAGCGCCGTACTTCCCAACAG ATTCTGAATATTATCCCTAAAGAGGCTGATGGTGAGGTATTTGATGATGCTCTTGCTCGCGTTCGTCGTTGCGTTGGTGGTGGGACTACCACTGAAAATGCTGATAATGACAGTGACCTCGAAGTGGTTGCTGATTGTATCCCAGTCAATCTTCGATGCCCT ATGAGTGGTTCAAGAATGAAAGTTGCCGGAAGATTCAAACCTTGTGTACACATGGGCTGCTTTGATCTTGAAGTCTTTGTTGAAATGAATCAAAGGTCAAAGAAG TGGCAATGCCCTATCTGTCTGAAGAACTACTCTCTGGAGCATGTCATTATAGATCCATATTTCAATCGGATCTCTTCTCAG CTGCGAACTTATGGAGAAGAAGTATCAGAAATTGAAGTGAAACCTGATGGTTCTTGGCGTGCAAAGGCAGAAGGTGATCGAAAGAGTCTTGGGGATCTCGTAAGGTGGCACTTACCTGATGGAACTCTCATTGAATCTCAGGATATAGAGTCAAAACCCAAGCCTGGAGTTCTTAAGCATGTTAAACAGGAAGGAGGCTCTGAGAGCCTCGGTGGACTTAAAGTTGGGTTGAAGAAGAACAGAAATGGTTTGTGGGAAATTAACAAACCTGAAGATATACAGGCATTACCATACAGAAATGGATTAAGAGAGAACTTTGAAAATCATATTCAAGATATTATTCCCATGGGCAGCAGTGCCACTGAGAGTGGCAAGGAAGGTGAAGATCCCAGTGTTAATCAGGGTGGTGATGTTATCTTTGACTTCCCTACCAATGGGTTTGAGCTTGAAACCATTTCTCCAAATTCTGCCCCAGCATATGGTTGTAATGACCGCAATCCCCCAGCACCAGCTGGAGATGCTGAAATTATTGTCCTAAGTGATTCCGACGAAGAAAATGAGCCACTTATTTCTTCTGCATCCATTTACAATAACAACCATACTGATGAACCTATAGTCTCTTTTGCGGGCAGGCCTAAAGGAATTTCAGATTCTTGCAATGATGACCATGCACTTGTTAATGATGGGAATTCATGCCTGGGACTGTTCTTTGGGATGAATATGTGGCCTTTGCCTACTATTAACCATGGGCGCCCAGGctttcagttatttggttcagaTATGCAGCAGGGTCCTATTAACTGCGCGAGCTCCATCAATGGTTACTCGTTGGCTGCGGATACTGGCATTGGATCTTGTTCTCTTCTTCCTGAATCTTCTGTTGATCGTACGAATACTCAAATAAATGATGGTTTGGTTAATAATCCCCTATCATTTGGCAGTAATGATCCCTCACTTCAGATATTTCTTCCTACTAGACCATTGAATGCATCAGTTGAGGCTGATGTGGGGCATCAGCCAGGTTTGTCAACTGGCATTCATACTGAGGATTGGTTTTCACTTAGTCTTGGGGCAGGTGGGGATTCTGCAGTTGCTAGTGGGTTGAGGTCAGGGAAGCCGTCGCAAACCAAAAACTCTTCCTTGGATTCATTGGCTGACACTG CTTCTTTCCTTCTTGGTATGAATGGTGGAGTATCAATGAAGAGCGGTAGAGAAAGATCagatggtccgtttaattttcctCGTCAACGTCGTTCTGTAAGACCGAGATATCTAAATATTGATTCAGACACTGATTAA